A region of the Gopherus evgoodei ecotype Sinaloan lineage chromosome 15, rGopEvg1_v1.p, whole genome shotgun sequence genome:
CTGGTGCAGAGGTGCACAGTGGAAGAGCTGCTCCAAAGTTGTTGAGACTGAAAAGTCAGAGGTCAAGGTGAAACGGGGCAGAGTCTCCATCACAGACAATCACACCATGAGCACATTCACTGTGACCACGGAGAACCTGACTCTGGGAGACGCTGGGATCTACTGGTGTGGAATAAATATAAAAGGTGGAAGTGATCCTCATTCCCTTGTTAATGTGACTGTTCTCCCAGGTGAGTCTCTGCTCTGATCTACTTACTGATGGCAACCTGGagccagggccggattaactctcctgtgggcctctGGCTATGAAATTTTGTGTGGCTCCTGTATATAAGTctatttcctaatttaaaacaaaattatcacaaTTATAGCATCGAGGGCTATTAACgctatactaaacttgccttttagtTAACATAAAGctgttctgtggttacatttcagtcttaaaacatgtagaatatagttaaatTTAATTCAAAATAGCTTATTTCTTACCATAGAACAGCTGttttattagtttctttctgggagggagtttgggtgcaggaggggactccaggctggggcagagtgttggggttcaggaagggtgcaggctctggaagggagtttgggtgcaggaagggattctgacctggggcagggagttggggtgcaggaagggtgcaggctctgggagggagtttggatgcaggagggggctccaggccagggcagagtcttggggtgcaggagagggtgaagggcacaggctctaggagggagtttgggtgcaggagggggttatggcctggggcaaggggttggggggcaAAGGCGCCAACTTTCCCCAGCGCTGGTGAGTGCTCGCGCTCCCCtaccctgactccaccctttccctgccccgcccccaatgtaaccccttccccaaatgccTACCacggccctgcctctcccccgaGCACtctgcattcccctcctccctcgcAGCcacacgaaacagctgttttgtggcacaaGCACTgggaactggggaggggggagtgaacACGCAGTGTGCTATGGGGAGGAGATACAGCGGAGGCAGAGGTTAGCTGGGCAggaagctgccagtgggtgcagagcacccaccaatttttccccgtggttgctccagccctggagcacccacagagtttgCACCtatgttgaggtgcaggagagggtgagaggtGTAGGCTCCGGCTGGAAGACGCTCACCCCAGGCAACTCCTGGCCAGCgatgcagcagggctcaggcaggctgcctgcctgcatgccatggctcCACACCACTCTTGGAAGCAGCCTGCTGCTGacatggggaggggagcagcatgTCGACGTGCGCTGCCCACAAGCGCTCAGTTcccggccaacgggagctgtgagGACTGTACTGGTggcaggggcagcgcacggagccacacccctgccaggggctgcagagacatgccagcagctggccacttccaggagcagtgtggggccatggCATGTAGGAAGCCTGCCTGAGACCTGCTGCCCCATGTCCCCCCTTAgcctagggccctgggctgcagcccctaaaccCCTGCATTTATCTGGCCCTGTCTGGAGCCCAAGTGTGTTTGATTGGGGAGTGCTGGTGAGAGACTCAGACAGCTATTTATAGCCCCTAGCTTATCCCCAGGATAGCATCCTGGTCACTCAACCCCAGTGTACAGCAATAGCCTGTGTGTTTGGGTCTGTGGGGCTGGAGAAGTGAGCTGATGTGGGTGCCCAGGGGTTAGTGTACGTATGTGTGTGCAGGCTACACCTCCTACTCCCAGGCAGCCTCATGCACCTACTCCTGCAGCAACAATTAGTGCTTGGAGGGCCAGCAAGGTGCTGCTGGAGGCTTCCAAGCACCAAAGGAGGGGAGTAGCGGCAGTGGGCTGCAAGACCCTCCCCGTCACACTGAAGGCAATCCTGTCACCGCTGACctgaggctgggggcagaagaaccgggaggaggaggcagggactCCTGGCAATGCAGCCAACTATAAGGGAGACTCCCCTACTGAATGTGGGACTGGGATGGGGAGAAGCAGCGACtggagagggggatggagaggggcagcaggaaggAGCATGGAGTGGGATGCACTCTACCTTGGGTACCTTGCTCTGCATACCTAGCTCCATTGCAGCATGTCTCTTGGATCCGGCTGTATCCCCAGGCAATAGGGACTAGTCCCTGAGGGCTCCCCACTCTGGGCTGGCTCGGGAAGCCAAGGTGCACTGGGAGGTAAATATTTGACCAATAACTATTATAGGAAATTGAATAGTCCCCGCAGGGTGAGTGCGTTAAATCTGGAGACTGCAGGCAGTGCTTAGAGTACAGAATAGAGGGAGGTTAGTGCTGCtctgaggccctgatccaaagcccattgatgtcTATGGATACACTCCCACCAACTTCAATGTGCATAATGCCCTCAGTCACCCTTAACTCTGGAGCTCCATGATACGTACCCCACGCAAAATCCCCTCCCTATGCAGTCCCCACCCTGAGATCAGCTCACTCCCAGGCAGCGCATCCCAGCTCCTTGCTTTTGCTCCATTACAGAGCCCTGCTTTCCACTGCTGGGCAGTGGCTCCCATTGCCGGGTTGTGTGGTCGTTTGTGTGCGGTGCGTTTGCTAGTGACAGTCTAGAGCCCAGCGGTCACCTCCCTGGGTGCCAGCTAACACTCATGCTCTGCGCTAATCCTCCCCCTCGGTGGCAGGCTCAGGTGAGAGGCCAAGAACTGCACTGGCCCTAGAGCCTGCTGGCTCCATTCATGCCTAGGAGTGCAGTGGGGAAGCTTGCTCTGGCCGCGCTGGGTGAAGAAGCGCTCCGGGGtccaggctccagcaggggcAGGCTGGCATCTTTCACTTGAAATATCGAGACTAAGAACACAGCAGCCTGTGGAGAAGTGACATTTTGAAGACCTCAGAGCACTGTGTTTTCTGGCTTATCTTTTCAGCTCTTTCCACTACAGTGATGGTAACCGCTGGATCTCTCTCCCCAGCAATAGGCACAGCACACACGGTTGAGCACCCCAAAAGGTAAGGGCAGTTATGTACATGCTGGGGTGTTCAGGGCTGAATTTCCAGGCCCAGCTTTGCATGCGTGTTGTGGTCTGCAGCGGCAGAGCCGGGCACATCCATGCAGACTGAGGGGCCGGGCACCTTGCTGCCTGATTTGTGCCTGCACGTGGGGATTTTGCACATCCAAAATCAGAGCCGTTCCCATCCGCCTACTGGTGCTCGTGACCCTGCGCTGCCAGGCTGATGCACTGTTTCCCTGCACTGTCTCTCATCATCATTTACACAGGCACTGAGGGAGTGCAAGTCCACTGCAAAAGCCAGTGGGAGAACTGCACAAGTTCTGCTGGCTCAGGCCTGCTGTCAAAGCTACAAAGCACAGAGAGGTAGACACACTGCTGCAGGGTCACACAGCGTGTACTGTTGTGACAGAGCTAGGACGAGATCTCGTCTGTTCCTGGATACCGGTTCTGTGGTCAGGCCACTAGCCCAGACTGTCTCAAGACCTTTTCTCTGCCTCACTGCACTTTCTCCATTGGTTTCCCTAATAACGCTTTACAATTCAGTACACAAGAAGCCGCCATCTTATTTCTCACCCTTCCCGAGAGAGATCGAGACCTTCCCTCAAAGAGCAGCCCCGTTTTCACCACTCCAAACAGACAAGGCTGCAGCAGCCCAATCCTCTCTTTTCTCTTGGCCTGCTGTTCCCTCTCATTCATATTGCCAGCCTGGGGGCTCTGCTTTCCCTCCCCGCCAACTGTAGTTACAGCTGGTCAATTAAATCGTCCCCTTGATCTGGTGATTTAGCCAAGTTGCTTCCCTAATTAGATCAAATCTCCCTTGGCACACGTGCGAATAAATAAAATTGTCTTGGTTGCTGAGCTTCTAGCGTTTTGTACAGAACCCATTTAGCATttccctgctctggccctgcctctcttTTCACCCAAAACACCAGCTGGTCCAAGAGCTCCCTTTAGTTGTCCTGTGTCTAGaaactgagggctggtccacagaCAAAGCCGGGTTTAAACCAAAGCTTAGGTCAGCCTAGTAATGttgctctggggtgtgaaaaattcacactgcTGAGAGATGTCGTTAAGCCGACCAAAGCCCCAGTATAGACAGCACTAGGCCAATGAAGAATTGGTCTGTCTACCTAGCTCCTGCCTCTTGcgggggtggatttactacaacAATGGACAAACTCTTCTatcactgtagcaagtgtctaaatgacagcacagcagcagctgccatagtgtagacaagcccctaaagGGGTCATTTTTGTACCAAttcagttaaactggtgcaactttgtgTGTGGACACTTACATGGATTTAAAGCTGGATTAGAACAGTTCAGCAGGGTCAGTAAATTATCAGCTGCATGCTAAACCCCATATAACCAGTTTGAACAACTGATAGAGGAGCCTTCACGCAAGGCCATGCAATGGTTTTAACAGCAtcagttttttaattaatttaaattaactaGTGCAACTTCTGCATGCAGATAACCCCTGACTGGGTAATTCTGGGCATTGTTCCCAGGGGGTCACAGCACTGCTTTAGCCGTGTTTTGTGGAGGTCTCTTTCTACAGAAGGTAGTGGAAGGGCTTCTGTATTTATGAAAGGAGACAATCACTTGTTTCAGCTCTGACAAAATGCTCAGTAGGCTGAATTTGGACAGTATCAAGTCTGGCTCTGGGCGGTTCTCTGGCGCTGGGTGGGTTGGAATGGCAATGGGTATTCTCTGGGTCAGGGAGTGGCTGTAGgtccctggggatgggggtgaaCAATCCCTATAGCAGGGAGGGTCATGGCACAGGGGAGGGGCTGAGAAGCAGCATGGCCTGTAAATGGCTGCTGGCAGTCCACTATACAGAGGTGTATTTGCACGAATACctagggcagggctggctttgtTCCTGACTGAATTTCCACCATCCCCTTCCCAGACAGGTAGGCAGTGGCTCAGATGTTTCTCCTTTGTCTTCCAGTTCTCCTTTCACCAGTGCTGTGTTCCTGCTGCCAGTGCTCCTGGTGGTTTTACTTATATTGCTGAGCGGAGCCATGCTTCTGGCCAGAAGAATGATGCTGAAGAGGAAAAAGGGTGAGAGGCTGAAGGTGTGGGCTTCCCCAGTGTCATCTGGCTCTGCCCTCCTTTCATTTCTCTTCCTCtcatttctctcccccacccccagcccaccaTCACTTACTCCCTTAGCCAATAAAGCTTTGTGAAGCCCCGATCCTAACCGCTTAGTCTGCCACGAAGCCCCTGCAAATCAGGAGTTTTGCCTCAGTAACCAGTTCTTCCATTTCTATGTTCAGTGCAAAGGAAGTGGTGTAACAGAACTGCACTTATTTATACCACAGCCAGACTGCGCTAAGCACAATAGGGACACCTAGCGAGACACGATTCCTAGAGGGAAGGGCAACACCCACGCCCAGCATCGGGGATGGGAGTCAGAGTCCCATTACGCGGTTTCTCTTATCTGAGTTTGGTCTAAATCTCTCTCCCGTGGCTGAACTTGGCATGAAGGaaggggggttggctaagggacTAGAGACATCTGGGTTCTGGCCTTGTGTGCAACCTGGGAATAATAATTCTTCTCCAGGCTCAGTCTATTAACATATGGGAGGCACTTGGTTACTACAGTGATAAGCACAATAGAAAATCCTATGCAGAACCCCCTTCCTCCTCTTTGATTGCACAAACCCCCTCTCACCTCAGTCTCTGCCCCCCACTCCAGGGTCAGTCCTACAAGGTGGTGAGCAGCCAGCCACATTTTCCAGTATGTGAATAGTTCCAGCCCAGTCAAGGAGCCTACTCACATGCTTGCAGTACATAAGCATGGGCTAAATGCCTTGTCCTACGGTGCAAAAGTGCTCAGCCCCTGCAAGATCAAGCCCTATTTTCTGATTTTACACGCACGCTCTCTTTTCTCCTGTTCAGGGCTGCATCACCCCGTGTCAGTGATTAGTCAGAGCTGAGGTTTATTGCAGTTTCAAAAATAGCAACAGCCAAGTtaccccaggcacctgctcagCCACAAGTGGAGCAATTAGATGGAGACTGAGGAAGCTGGGTGGCTAGGTGTGTGTGTGGTACTAAAACTATTGGACAGACAACGTAATGCACCCCAGAAAGAGACAAGGAACAGCTTCCCCATTGTCATGGCTAGGGAGCTAAgccaccactcccaaggggaTATATGCAGCTGACTACACCCCACACACCTGACTTTGCCCTCCTGGTACAGAGATTTCCAGTGAGCAAACAGCAGCAGGCCACCTGCTTCTCCCAGGGATGTTCCACTTGTCCAGGGTTGCACCCGTATGCCAGAGGAGGAGATCTGGCCCAGTAGCTTTGCCTGCAGTTCATTTGTGTTTATGGGTCAAGGCTAGTCAATGCCCAATGCCACAGAGGGCCTCAGCCTGCCTTCCTATTCACTGTCTCCATCTGCTCTTTGCCCACTGGACATGGTGCAAAGGCAACTGCAGAGAATCATAGTAGGAGCAGCAACTGCTGTCCACTGGTGGGTGAGGTATCTAGGTGTAAAACTGGTGCTTATTACACTGGTGAGGGCTGTGGAAGTGAAATAGACTCAGAAGCTCCAGGGATGCAGGTGGTGGTTCTGACCTGTAGGGTGCACCTCAACCACAGGAATGGTGGAACCAGAGAAGATCCATTTCTCCTCTCTTGAAAGGCAGGAGGGTCTAAGCTGCATCTATGAGTTCCTCACCAATTCCAGGTACATGCCCTGTGCCTCATCGCAGCTATCCCAAGTCTGCACCGAGGCCTGCCTGCATCTGCCTAGTCTAAGCGCTAACAGCTGagaactaagggtatggctacacttcacacttcaaagcatggcagtgctttgaagtgtgaatgtggtTGCCACGCCAGcggtgagagagagctctcccagcgctgcacgtactccacatcctcatggggttcaGCTTTAGCTGTTTagagcgctgtaaagtgccagtgtatcttgcagcgctcaggggtgtgtttttttcacacccctgagcgagaaagttgcagcgctgtaaagcaccagtgtggcCTAAGCCCTGGAGAAAGAGACCAACATTGTGATGCTCGTGGCAAAGGGCTGAATGCGTCAGCATTTTATCCCTCTGTAAGAGGGTGGACTCACCCtgtggcatctcctgctggttgtcctcaggaattagctcaccagtCCTCTGGAGAACCCTCTGCCGGCTGGTGATTCACTACTGCTGGGCTgccatgtccctcccagaacccCACTGCCCCTTTAACTGCAtggtgccccctggcagtacccccacagttctgtgtctccccccttccaggggaacccccacccactatcctcacttcacctcagtcttggctactgccccgtctccatctagcccctgtctactggggcaggctgcagtataaaccactcatcacaggcaaaggggtttggatctgctgcctctggctacccacgggctgcccctgcaacccagtacttaataggccttaccaggcctgcagcctggggctttcctaggccagagcatCCCAGCTCTCTTGGCCTTTCCCTAGTCCTGCTCCACGCCAGATACCTGGTTACCCTCCCTGcacccaggtccttctctctctctgtgttcagagagagactgttgagtgcctggctgccagcctcttatatagggccagctgaggcctgattggggcatggcccagctgcttccccaagCAACTGtagtagctgctttccctgccacagccttctCCCAGGACTGTTTtaagcacttcagggcaggagtgggggtggggggtgtaaccaccctgctacaccctcCTTATGTAGGATCTAGAGGAGCCCACCTCCATTGTCACTCCTCTGTAGATCTTCTCTTTCAACACTGTTATGTCCATGTAATAAGTATCTGTTACCTTTCAGCTGCTGGAGCCATTGGGCCTAGCGCAGCAGTGAATGAGGTAAGAGAGGGGGAATGGGTGCTGCACTCTGATAAATGGGTTGATTCTCCAGGCCCCAGAGTGACTTTAGCAGCTTAGTTCAAGTCCGAGTAAATGGGCACGGAGCTCAGTTATTCAACTCCTTGGAGCTAAAATAAGAGGAGAATCCAGAGTGAGGGACAGGCTGAATCCCTGGGAAAGATACTGGTCATTGTAGGTGGGCCCCCAGCCAGGACTTGCCCATGTTATAAGAGAGGTGATCTAGTGCATAAAGCATTGGCTGGACTCAGGATTCCTGGATCTGCCAATAGCTCATTGTGGGACATTGGGTAGGTCACCATCTCTCTGTTtctagtctgtaaaatgggaagaacACTAGTTCCATTTGCAAAGGGCTTGAAGATCTCTGGCTGAAAAGCACTAGGAGCGTCAGCACTAGGAGCACGGCTGGAGAAAGCAGTGAGACTGTTGCTAGGTGTTCAGGGAGGGAGGCATTAGAGGGGAGGGAAAACCAGGGGACAGATAACAGAGGTAGGCTGGGCCCTTGGATCACCCCAGAAGTAGTAGTGGCCTGGAGAGTGCctggtgctgctgcagagagCTCCAACTCAGAAACCCCAACACAgattgggtttattttttttcaggctGTTGCCAGCACCGGAAGTGATGTTTCCTATGCAACTGTGAAACCAAAATCTAGAAAATCCAACATCACAGCCCCATCACCCCACTCCGCTCAGGCCAAGCCCAGTCCAGAAAGGGTGGAATATTCTGCTGTAGTAAGGATTCTGGAATTCAGTTCTAAAATGCTAAGATTCTTCTGATCCTTTTAAATCTTGCTTTTGGGTTTTACAGCGCAAGCTGAGGCTTGCACAAGAGCACTTGCATGCAATGTTCACGTCTCCTCGAGCACATTTCAAAAGCGGTTGTTTTGAAAATGAACCCGGTTGCTTTCATTAGCAGCGAGAGGTGTTCTGGAAAGGCTCTAGAAAAGTTCTAACAGATTCTCGAGGCTTTAGAAGAGCTCAGTCTCCATCCGGTCTAGGAAAGTTTGGACCACCTCCCATTCAGCATGGCAACTGAAGTCAAAGCATAGAGGACCGATTTTGCTTTGCTCTGCTTTACACATGTAACGCAGACAGACCTGGTCACCAGTGGGTGGAatcaaacctggggcctctggagcttagtccAGCTAAAAGCTGCTAGCTAGggctgtagagcagattcattTTATCTCCTCTCTCTAAATGGTGTCGGTGCCTCTAGAtggaacagagcaccacacccagaaggggTGTGGGTTACTCACTGCCGTGCAGTGCCAGTTTTTAGAAAGAAACTATGCAAGGTGCAGAAAGATTTGCACACACAAGACAGGGATGGGCATGAGTATTAGGAAGAGTGTGCTCTGCATCACCACTCATCAGAGCAATTGAGTTACTTAGACAAAGCAGCCAGGGTATGAGGGCTTCTGTTCCTCAGCATCTGTTCTAGTTACGGACTCTCTCTCCATTTCTTTTCTCTGATCAAGGCTGTTTTAAAATTTCAGGCTCCAGGACTGACAGATATTTCTTACGCCACAGTGAAATATCCAATCCTGGATGAGCAGGTAATCTACATCAACGTGGACAGGCCATCCAGTCAGCCTCCCTTGAGCAGCCCTCGGGAACAAACTGAGTACTGCGAAGTGAAAAAGAAATAGGCTCCCTCTGGAACATTGCACTTCCACACAACaacagggaaggagggaaaggaaaaattTGCAACCTCCTGGAGCAGTGTTTCAAGGAATGAAATTGCCCGAGATGAGCTGGTGCTGATGGAGTCCCAACCAGATTAAGCAAAATGCCAGAGGGAACTATATTGAACTGGGAGACTCACCAGAATGGTTTGATGCAGCTGAACACGATGTGGTGTAATGGGGGGAATGCTGTGGAAAGGCAGAAAAATCAGTTCCTCAGTCTTGTTTATTTATGTGTACGTCAGTTCTCACTTGTACTCTCTCATGAAGTTaaagctggaggggtggggggaaaatgtGATTCTGCAGAGATGGGTCCAAGTCATGTAGTTCTGCTCCAGTTTCCTAGATTTGAGGGAAGAGAGGTTGGGTTTGGGATTCATCCTGACCCAGGGAGCATGGTGGTGGTAACATCtttgtcccccagctctgctgagacAGTGAAGAGGCTGCATGCATCATAGCTTCTCAGAGATAAGGGAGCACCATGGGAGCAGGACCACAGAAAGACAAGGGGTGGAATGTGGGGCATTTGGGGACAATGCTTAGACAGGAGCATTCCCCAAAAAGGCAGCCAGGACTTTGATTAGAATGGGCCCccaatggaagaaaggagaaagacCTCAGACACCAAGCAGCATGGAATGGCACCAGTTCGGTGGAGATGATGCAACATTgttaggatattaggaaaaactgtgtcactaggagggtggtgaagcactggaatggattacctaggaaggtgatggaatctccttccttagaggtttttaaggcctggcttgacaaagccctggctaggatgatttagttgggtattggtcctgctttgagcagggggttggactagctacctcctgaggtcctgtccaaccctgatattctatgattgctaGGGGATAGGCCTTGGAGAGAGAAGACAACAGCCCTAGGAGGGGAGGGTTGGCAAGACCAGATGAGAGACAGGAAATGGGAGGGAGTTTTGCATTATTTCATTGCACGCATTATGTTGCTAAATGGGCAGTGACATTTTAATGGGGAGCTCCTGATAACACAGCACCAGGGGACAGGGAAAGACCAACATTTGCCTGTGCAGAACACATTCCTTTTCAATAGGGTTGGCTGGCAGCACTAATGCATGTTCTAGTTCATGGCCATGATATCACTAAGAGCTGGTAAATAATTCATAGCTAGGGAGCTGGATGGCTTATTGATCCGTCTCTATCCTTTGCCTGTAGTTCCCACAGCCAAGCTCCCAGGTCAAG
Encoded here:
- the LOC115635557 gene encoding CMRF35-like molecule 1; its protein translation is MQLSFAGVILFLAGYSSGLTGPGEVSSPLGESVSVLCQYHERHQGNRKYWCRGAVWRSCHIAVETTGSEAEAKEGRVSIRDNHRLRTFTVTMENLRLGDAGIYWCGISKFGFDPGVPVKVTVLPGYFSALADPALTAPREVSGPLGGTVSVPCQYGKRNQGSQKYWCRGAQWKSCSKVVETEKSEVKVKRGRVSITDNHTMSTFTVTTENLTLGDAGIYWCGINIKGGSDPHSLVNVTVLPALSTTVMVTAGSLSPAIGTAHTVEHPKSSPFTSAVFLLPVLLVVLLILLSGAMLLARRMMLKRKKAAGAIGPSAAVNEAVASTGSDVSYATVKPKSRKSNITAPSPHSAQAKPSPERVEYSAVAPGLTDISYATVKYPILDEQVIYINVDRPSSQPPLSSPREQTEYCEVKKK